The Nitrosomonas sp. sh817 genome includes a window with the following:
- a CDS encoding type II toxin-antitoxin system PemK/MazF family toxin, whose protein sequence is MPKVSRFQVWLVQLDPTQGSEINKTRPCVVISPDELSALSTVLMAPMTTQGFEFPCRVTCSFKGKQGLILLDQIRAVDKTRLVKKLGLIDEATQMDLCQRLHELFAY, encoded by the coding sequence ATGCCGAAAGTTTCGCGGTTCCAGGTTTGGCTGGTGCAACTCGACCCGACGCAAGGCTCGGAAATCAACAAAACAAGACCTTGCGTTGTGATTTCCCCGGACGAACTTTCCGCTTTATCTACCGTGCTGATGGCACCAATGACAACCCAAGGTTTTGAATTCCCCTGCCGGGTTACTTGTAGTTTCAAAGGAAAACAGGGTTTGATTTTGCTCGATCAAATCCGGGCGGTCGATAAAACGCGGCTGGTAAAAAAACTTGGCCTCATTGATGAGGCGACGCAAATGGATTTGTGCCAGCGATTGCATGAATTGTTTGCTTATTAA
- a CDS encoding SRPBCC family protein has protein sequence MSTNTVRLHRVLRAPAERIYRAFLDADALVKWLPPDGFTAKVHYIDAKTGGRFRMSFTNFSTGHSHAFGGEYLELLPFERIRYTDKFDDPNLPGEMQVTISLKPVSCGTELDIVQEGIPAVIPAEACYLGWQESLTLLTRLVEAGIPDQPL, from the coding sequence ATGTCGACTAATACCGTTCGTCTTCACCGCGTGCTTCGCGCGCCTGCCGAGAGAATTTACCGGGCTTTTCTGGATGCCGATGCGCTGGTTAAATGGCTGCCGCCGGATGGTTTTACCGCGAAGGTTCATTACATCGATGCGAAAACCGGCGGCCGTTTCAGGATGTCTTTTACGAACTTCAGCACCGGACATAGCCATGCATTCGGCGGCGAGTATCTGGAATTACTGCCGTTTGAGCGTATTCGCTATACCGACAAGTTCGACGACCCGAATCTGCCGGGGGAAATGCAGGTGACGATTTCGTTAAAACCGGTTTCCTGCGGCACCGAGTTGGATATCGTGCAAGAAGGGATACCGGCGGTGATTCCGGCTGAAGCCTGCTACCTTGGCTGGCAGGAATCGCTGACGCTGTTGACTCGGCTTGTCGAAGCCGGGATTCCGGATCAACCTTTGTGA
- a CDS encoding FxDxF family PEP-CTERM protein produces the protein MKRLLPLALGSLITAFASTSAFAVPVSWTDWTSSTDSFSASGSLSVGSESVSVGYSATGAHAFVTTGPGTNYWTGSAYTNGTVDNAPPASDIIALSSGGTVTITFSQTVIDPYIALASWNGNTVDFGVPIEIDSFGPGYWGNGTPALNPGGTGFFGSGEVHGVIRLPGSFDSISFTHTSENWHGFTVGVAGIAPVPEPETYAMLLVGLGLLGFAARRRQQAA, from the coding sequence ATGAAACGTTTATTACCCCTTGCATTAGGATCTTTGATCACCGCTTTTGCATCCACTTCCGCTTTTGCTGTGCCCGTATCATGGACGGATTGGACTTCTTCCACCGATTCGTTTTCTGCAAGCGGCAGCTTATCGGTCGGATCGGAGTCGGTCAGCGTTGGATATTCCGCCACCGGCGCACACGCGTTTGTCACCACCGGCCCTGGAACCAACTATTGGACAGGATCCGCTTATACCAACGGCACCGTTGATAACGCACCGCCGGCATCCGACATTATCGCGCTGAGTTCAGGCGGTACTGTCACCATTACGTTCTCGCAAACCGTGATCGATCCCTATATCGCCCTCGCGAGTTGGAACGGCAACACCGTCGATTTCGGCGTGCCAATCGAGATCGACAGCTTCGGTCCGGGATATTGGGGTAACGGCACACCGGCCTTGAATCCGGGCGGCACCGGTTTCTTCGGCTCCGGCGAGGTCCATGGCGTTATCCGCTTACCTGGTTCATTCGATTCCATCTCGTTTACCCATACCAGTGAGAACTGGCACGGCTTCACCGTTGGTGTCGCCGGTATCGCGCCGGTTCCGGAACCTGAAACCTACGCCATGTTATTGGTTGGATTGGGTTTACTCGGCTTCGCAGCGCGCCGCAGACAACAAGCCGCTTAA
- a CDS encoding alpha/beta fold hydrolase has protein sequence MHHNHRFTVLPVLFLLLITLSGCVHHPLVTTPYPRWGEETVIGQGGEAPLILRTLSPAQPDQSTACVLLVHGMNEHIGRYGEVARYFSRHFFVAGFDHYAHGLSNPELRRADQALAEGVERVDVGDAYLAQSDLYDLEPLRQTFGRALQAFIAQCDAQGDPQRPVFIVAHSLGGLVTASYLLKHPQSALAQRLQGVVFLAPAFAVSEPPGWRGWIANPLIKLSFHAETHFLHPHDEPLPLLLFNQAFSLVTVPVLDGLFEVFSWPGLRNFFTPVSPAWVTDYLTDSDVEKARLRADHWIVRRSLLRYVKGIEQEVVNFRRQMADFPIPYYLIYAERDPITPAWGSEEFAGATLKRNSANEIRKLPGLIYHQHVFLKEPLRTGLLDSIEQWIHRQMHVQP, from the coding sequence ATGCACCACAACCATCGCTTCACGGTCTTACCGGTTCTTTTTCTCTTGTTGATCACGCTTTCCGGTTGTGTTCATCATCCGTTGGTTACCACGCCTTATCCACGCTGGGGGGAAGAAACGGTGATCGGGCAGGGCGGTGAAGCGCCGTTGATTTTGCGTACGTTGTCACCGGCGCAACCGGATCAATCAACCGCCTGTGTACTGCTGGTGCACGGCATGAACGAGCATATCGGGCGCTACGGCGAGGTGGCGCGCTATTTCTCGCGGCATTTTTTCGTGGCCGGGTTCGATCATTATGCGCATGGCCTTTCCAATCCGGAGTTGCGCCGTGCGGATCAGGCGCTGGCGGAGGGAGTTGAGCGAGTCGATGTCGGCGATGCGTATCTGGCGCAATCGGATTTGTACGATCTGGAGCCGTTGCGGCAAACATTTGGCCGCGCGTTGCAAGCCTTCATCGCGCAGTGCGATGCGCAAGGCGACCCGCAACGGCCGGTGTTCATCGTGGCGCATAGCCTGGGCGGGCTGGTGACTGCATCGTATCTGCTCAAACATCCGCAATCGGCTTTGGCTCAACGGTTGCAAGGCGTGGTTTTTCTCGCGCCCGCGTTTGCCGTGAGCGAACCGCCGGGCTGGCGCGGCTGGATTGCTAATCCATTGATCAAGCTGTCGTTCCACGCTGAAACGCATTTTTTGCATCCGCACGATGAGCCGTTGCCCTTATTGCTGTTCAATCAAGCGTTCTCGCTGGTGACGGTGCCGGTATTGGACGGTTTGTTCGAGGTGTTTTCCTGGCCGGGATTGCGCAACTTCTTTACACCGGTTTCACCGGCCTGGGTGACGGATTATCTGACCGACAGCGATGTGGAAAAAGCGCGGTTGCGCGCCGATCACTGGATCGTACGCCGCAGCCTGTTGCGTTACGTCAAAGGGATCGAGCAGGAAGTCGTGAATTTCCGCCGCCAAATGGCAGATTTCCCGATCCCGTACTACCTGATTTATGCGGAACGGGATCCGATTACTCCGGCTTGGGGTAGCGAAGAATTTGCCGGTGCGACGTTGAAGCGAAATTCTGCGAATGAAATCCGCAAGCTGCCGGGTTTGATTTACCATCAGCATGTATTTCTAAAAGAACCGCTGCGTACGGGGTTATTGGATTCGATTGAACAATGGATTCATCGCCAGATGCATGTGCAACCGTAG
- a CDS encoding uracil-DNA glycosylase family protein: MHLFDSGYLEEPFIGLCQDYPNSVVYPIENFRIEWGPIFHRGRLDGSARVLLIGQDPAQNEAIVRRILVGEAGQRIQGFLAKLGIDRSYVMINTFLYSVYGAVPAKIRKSAAIADYRHRWLKALLTTQKIEAVVTMGVLADEAWKTWAATPDGRNFSALQVMIPHPTKPESASDGDKQKLRDETRKMLSQWNTALQTLHTAIQHPDREQPLILYGDTWQPGDKVAIPDFDFPPGLPAWMRESDNWARRVGKDLLAKRRNITLTVPKGVVPK; encoded by the coding sequence ATGCATTTATTCGACTCCGGTTATCTCGAAGAACCGTTTATAGGTTTGTGCCAGGATTACCCCAATTCTGTGGTATATCCCATTGAAAATTTTCGTATCGAATGGGGACCTATTTTCCATCGCGGACGGCTCGACGGTTCGGCGCGCGTGTTGTTGATCGGACAGGATCCGGCGCAGAATGAAGCGATTGTGCGGCGGATTTTGGTGGGCGAAGCCGGGCAGCGGATCCAGGGGTTTTTGGCGAAACTCGGTATCGACCGCAGTTATGTCATGATCAATACGTTTTTGTACAGCGTGTATGGCGCTGTTCCTGCCAAAATCAGAAAATCCGCGGCGATCGCCGATTACCGGCATCGTTGGTTAAAAGCGCTACTGACCACGCAAAAGATTGAAGCGGTGGTGACAATGGGAGTATTGGCGGATGAGGCCTGGAAAACCTGGGCGGCAACACCGGATGGCCGGAATTTTTCAGCACTGCAAGTAATGATTCCGCATCCGACCAAACCCGAAAGCGCTTCGGATGGCGATAAGCAAAAACTGCGCGATGAGACCCGAAAGATGCTAAGTCAATGGAACACAGCCTTGCAAACGCTGCATACTGCGATCCAGCATCCCGACCGCGAACAGCCCTTGATTTTATATGGCGATACTTGGCAACCGGGCGATAAGGTCGCAATTCCAGACTTTGACTTTCCGCCGGGGCTTCCGGCATGGATGCGTGAATCGGATAATTGGGCGCGCCGGGTAGGTAAAGACCT